In Streptomyces sp. NBC_00433, a single genomic region encodes these proteins:
- a CDS encoding LacI family transcriptional regulator: MAETSPGPGAIGPGATGGGTRRVTIRDVADRAGVSVATVSRVLAGNYPTSAAARAKVLRAVKDLDYVIDGRARALAGTGPKTVAVIVSSVDSAFYATVAQGVEQEAAARGRLCMVCSHGGDEARELALVQMMREQRSEFVVLVGGAVEDEHYQARLTEYAHGLAAAGSRLVLCGRPAPSPDMPVLVIEYDNEAGAYAVVSHLLSAGHRDILYLGTMPGHTTVEPRIAGYRRALADHGLPPSAERIAGVGLGRSHGYAAMRQILADCDGRPPFTAVFAGDDQTAAGAMAAMREHGLRTPDDISVVGYNNDGLAQDLNPPLTTVNIPAYELGREAVRLALAETTPRPTTQSRHLLGTHTVLRQSVRPLL; the protein is encoded by the coding sequence GCCCGGCGCCATAGGGCCGGGCGCGACCGGCGGCGGCACCCGCCGCGTCACCATCCGCGACGTCGCGGACCGGGCGGGCGTCTCGGTCGCCACCGTCTCGCGGGTGCTGGCCGGCAACTACCCCACGTCCGCGGCCGCCCGCGCCAAAGTGCTGCGGGCCGTCAAAGACCTCGACTACGTCATCGACGGCCGCGCCCGCGCCCTGGCCGGCACCGGCCCCAAGACGGTCGCCGTCATCGTCTCCTCGGTGGACAGCGCCTTCTACGCCACCGTGGCCCAGGGCGTCGAGCAGGAGGCCGCCGCCCGCGGCCGGCTGTGCATGGTCTGCAGCCACGGCGGTGACGAGGCGCGCGAACTGGCCCTGGTCCAGATGATGCGCGAGCAGCGCTCCGAATTCGTCGTCCTGGTCGGCGGCGCCGTCGAAGACGAGCACTACCAGGCCCGCCTCACCGAATACGCCCACGGCCTGGCCGCCGCCGGCTCCCGCCTGGTCCTGTGCGGCCGGCCCGCGCCCAGCCCCGACATGCCCGTCCTCGTCATCGAGTACGACAACGAGGCCGGCGCCTACGCCGTCGTCAGCCACCTGCTGTCGGCCGGCCACCGCGACATCCTCTACCTGGGCACCATGCCCGGCCACACCACCGTCGAGCCGCGCATCGCCGGCTACCGCCGCGCCCTCGCCGACCACGGCCTCCCCCCGTCCGCGGAACGCATCGCGGGCGTGGGGCTCGGCCGCAGCCACGGCTACGCCGCCATGCGCCAGATCCTCGCCGACTGCGACGGCCGCCCCCCCTTCACCGCCGTCTTCGCCGGCGACGACCAGACCGCCGCCGGCGCGATGGCCGCGATGCGCGAGCACGGCCTGCGCACACCCGACGACATCTCGGTCGTCGGCTACAACAACGACGGCCTCGCCCAGGACCTCAACCCGCCGCTGACCACGGTCAACATCCCCGCCTACGAACTGGGCCGCGAAGCCGTCCGCCTCGCCCTGGCGGAAACCACCCCCCGCCCCACCACCCAGTCCCGCCACCTCCTGGGCACCCACACGGTCCTGCGCCAGAGCGTCCGCCCCTTGCTGTGA
- a CDS encoding RNA polymerase subunit sigma-70, whose translation MADAVDVLELARAGDGDAFRRLTEPYRRELQVHCYRILGSLQDAEDVLQETLLAAWRGLDGFEGRASVRTWLYRIATNRCLNALRAGGRRRQREPAYVPMEASLPEPTRHRAEPSWLEPYPDALLADLPDRAPDPEARYETREAVSLAFLTGLQQLPPRQRAVLVLRDVMGFRAAEVARMLATTENAVTNALKRARAALAAELPGPDRERAPLPGSARERRVVEAFVRAFEAGDVDALLVLLTDDVWLTMPPLDMEYQGRAAVGHFLRSVVLTAGRSYVLRPVRANGQPAFGFYRRDRGSAIVHAHGVMLLTLSGDRVSAMTRFVDNGLLPEFGLSRSLRE comes from the coding sequence ATGGCGGACGCGGTTGACGTACTGGAGCTGGCGCGGGCGGGGGACGGGGATGCCTTCCGGCGGCTGACGGAGCCCTACCGGCGGGAGTTGCAGGTCCACTGCTATCGGATCCTCGGGTCGTTGCAGGACGCGGAGGATGTGCTGCAGGAGACCCTGCTGGCGGCCTGGCGCGGGCTCGACGGCTTCGAGGGCCGGGCGTCGGTGCGGACCTGGCTCTACCGGATCGCGACCAACCGCTGTCTGAACGCGCTGCGGGCCGGCGGCCGGCGCCGCCAGCGCGAGCCCGCCTACGTACCGATGGAGGCCTCGTTGCCCGAGCCGACACGCCACCGTGCCGAGCCGTCGTGGCTCGAACCGTATCCGGACGCGCTGCTCGCCGACCTGCCCGACCGGGCGCCTGACCCGGAGGCGAGGTACGAGACCCGGGAGGCCGTGTCGCTGGCGTTCCTGACGGGATTGCAGCAGTTGCCGCCGCGGCAGCGGGCCGTCCTGGTGCTGCGCGACGTGATGGGCTTCAGGGCGGCGGAAGTGGCCCGGATGCTCGCCACCACCGAGAACGCGGTGACCAACGCGCTCAAGCGGGCGCGGGCCGCGCTGGCGGCGGAATTGCCGGGGCCCGACCGGGAGCGGGCGCCGCTGCCGGGGTCGGCGCGGGAGCGGCGGGTGGTGGAGGCCTTCGTGCGGGCCTTCGAGGCGGGCGACGTGGACGCGCTCCTGGTGCTGCTCACCGATGACGTGTGGCTGACGATGCCGCCGCTCGACATGGAATACCAGGGGCGTGCGGCTGTCGGGCACTTCCTGCGGTCCGTCGTGCTGACCGCCGGGCGCAGCTATGTGCTGCGGCCTGTCCGGGCGAACGGGCAGCCGGCGTTCGGCTTCTACCGGCGGGACCGGGGCTCGGCGATCGTGCACGCGCACGGGGTGATGCTGCTGACGCTGTCGGGGGACCGGGTCTCGGCGATGACCAGGTTCGTCGACAACGGGTTGCTGCCGGAGTTCGGGCTGTCGAGGTCGCTGCGGGAGTAG
- a CDS encoding MarR family transcriptional regulator, translating into MTAAAGSAGTPQELDLDAQIAAYQREFPEVDPQVEKVVTALGRLNRRMNVAYGRQLVDLGISSAEWEVLKALVVVGRPYRLGPGDLAKRLGLTPAAMTHRIDRLVTEGLVTRERDEANRVRVIVELTDEGREKWLQTMRLAAAFEDELLQDLNTGERAALGEILIRLLRRVEDSQPDAGGRLEDLD; encoded by the coding sequence ATGACCGCAGCCGCAGGCTCCGCCGGTACCCCCCAGGAACTGGACCTCGACGCCCAGATCGCCGCCTACCAGCGCGAATTTCCCGAGGTCGACCCCCAGGTGGAGAAGGTCGTCACCGCACTGGGCCGGCTCAACCGCCGTATGAACGTCGCGTACGGCCGCCAGCTCGTCGACCTGGGCATCAGCAGCGCCGAGTGGGAGGTGCTCAAGGCCCTCGTGGTCGTCGGCCGCCCGTACCGCCTCGGCCCCGGCGACCTCGCCAAGCGCCTCGGCCTGACGCCGGCCGCCATGACCCACCGCATCGACCGCCTGGTCACCGAGGGTCTGGTCACCCGGGAGCGGGACGAGGCCAACCGTGTGCGCGTCATCGTGGAGCTGACCGACGAGGGCCGGGAGAAGTGGCTCCAGACCATGCGCCTGGCCGCGGCCTTCGAGGACGAGCTGCTCCAGGACCTGAACACCGGGGAGCGCGCCGCCCTCGGCGAGATCCTGATCCGCCTGCTGCGCCGTGTCGAGGACAGCCAGCCGGACGCCGGCGGACGGCTCGAAGACCTCGACTGA
- a CDS encoding MFS transporter: MGAALRRIQLGNALSAFGNGFTVPFTFVYVSEVRGLGAGTAGVVLATFAVAALFVLPFTGRIIDRRGPVPVAVVGTVLAASGSLGLGLSGSEPVVIAAAGALGAGISVVQPALATMIVWCSTTATRSRAFATQFFLANLGLGVGGLMGGLIVDTAHPSSFIRLFAIEAAMFLVLGAVIATVRLPHAVRFDAVTAPDAAGGWRLLLRNRAMVMLCVLGFVLFFACYGQFESGLSAFAVTVTHISPAMLGVALAANTAAIVLAQFVVLRLVEHRRRSRVIAAVGLVWTVAWLAAGASGLVRSHHAVAVVAIISTYALFGLGEAMLAPTVSPLVADLAPERMVGRYNAAFALVKQLALAIGPAVGGLIAAAGAYSAYVGLLVACSLAVSVIALRLGRHLSPTQDSPHRHTRVVAQSPSLHSTPVS, translated from the coding sequence ATGGGCGCAGCCCTGCGCCGGATCCAGCTGGGGAACGCCCTGAGCGCGTTCGGCAACGGCTTCACGGTGCCCTTCACGTTCGTGTACGTCTCCGAGGTACGCGGGCTCGGCGCGGGGACCGCGGGTGTGGTGCTGGCGACCTTCGCCGTCGCCGCGCTCTTCGTGCTGCCCTTCACCGGGCGGATCATCGACCGGCGCGGGCCCGTACCGGTGGCCGTGGTCGGCACGGTGCTCGCGGCCTCCGGGTCACTGGGGCTCGGGCTGTCCGGAAGCGAGCCGGTGGTCATCGCCGCGGCCGGGGCACTGGGCGCCGGGATCTCCGTCGTCCAGCCGGCGCTGGCGACGATGATCGTCTGGTGCTCGACCACGGCGACGCGGTCCAGGGCCTTCGCGACCCAGTTCTTCCTGGCCAACCTCGGCCTCGGGGTCGGCGGGCTCATGGGCGGGCTGATCGTGGACACCGCGCACCCGTCGTCCTTCATCCGGCTCTTCGCCATCGAGGCGGCGATGTTCCTCGTGCTGGGCGCGGTGATCGCCACGGTGCGGCTGCCGCACGCGGTCCGGTTCGACGCCGTCACGGCCCCCGACGCCGCCGGCGGCTGGCGGCTCCTGCTGCGCAACCGGGCCATGGTGATGCTCTGCGTGCTCGGCTTCGTGCTGTTCTTCGCGTGCTACGGCCAGTTCGAGTCGGGTCTTTCCGCCTTCGCGGTGACCGTCACACACATCTCGCCGGCGATGCTGGGCGTCGCCCTGGCCGCCAACACGGCAGCGATAGTGCTGGCGCAGTTCGTGGTGCTGCGGCTGGTCGAGCACCGGCGGCGCAGCCGGGTGATCGCGGCGGTCGGCCTGGTCTGGACGGTGGCATGGCTCGCCGCCGGGGCCTCCGGGCTGGTGCGCTCGCACCACGCGGTCGCGGTGGTCGCGATCATCTCGACCTACGCGCTGTTCGGGCTGGGGGAGGCCATGCTCGCGCCGACGGTGTCGCCGCTCGTCGCCGATCTTGCGCCCGAGCGCATGGTTGGGCGTTACAACGCCGCGTTTGCGCTGGTCAAGCAGCTTGCTCTGGCGATCGGGCCGGCGGTCGGCGGCCTCATCGCCGCGGCGGGGGCGTACTCCGCGTACGTCGGCCTCCTGGTGGCCTGCTCCCTGGCCGTCTCAGTCATCGCCCTCCGCCTGGGCCGCCACCTGTCTCCGACCCAGGACTCCCCCCACCGCCACACCCGAGTGGTGGCCCAATCCCCCTCCCTCCACTCCACCCCGGTCTCCTGA
- a CDS encoding SpoIIE family protein phosphatase, giving the protein MNLTRWSARLPGTQRRGAVPAARAKTVDAAAPAAGTKGGATAPADPLAPSVTARTDTPSQAHDLALSAIGGTPGDLAGVLSQLPALIAVTHGPAHRVGFVNDAYADVFGPRAPGAPAREALPELDELGLLPLMDQVHRSGRPRTVKARKVSRADTTALTRQSYFTFTCTPVHAGDPDPERRGVLVFAADVTDQVQSAERLRESERRLHETAVTLQRSLLPQQLEQPDDLRLAATYQPGGTDAAVGGDWYDVITLGAGRTALVIGDVMGRGVRAAAVMGQLRTAVRAYARLDLPPHEVIQLLDGLASEIDATQIATCVYAVHDPSEGRLSYASAGHLPILIRDPDGTVQRTEEPTGPPLGTGGWTHNSATVPFGPGCTAVLYTDGLIERRGEDIEEGVSTLMRALAGATGAPQVVCDRLMRALGVTAQHDDDVAVLVLQYPDHTGHPDGEVFRNASLELLGGIEAAPRARAFATGVLASWRFPVELHDLGLLAVSELVANSLKHGTPPMRLRLRRTDRRLVIEVTDGDDHLPRRRRAEPADEAGRGISIIATIASSWGSRRTPGGGKAVWCEFTLPG; this is encoded by the coding sequence TTGAACCTCACGCGTTGGAGCGCCCGGCTCCCCGGAACACAGCGACGCGGTGCCGTCCCGGCGGCCCGCGCCAAGACCGTCGACGCCGCCGCACCGGCCGCCGGCACCAAGGGCGGCGCCACCGCCCCCGCGGACCCGCTCGCACCCTCGGTGACGGCCCGCACCGACACCCCCTCGCAAGCCCACGACCTGGCACTTTCCGCCATAGGCGGCACGCCGGGCGACCTCGCGGGAGTGCTGAGCCAACTGCCCGCACTCATCGCCGTCACCCACGGCCCGGCCCACCGCGTCGGCTTCGTCAACGACGCCTACGCCGACGTCTTCGGCCCCCGCGCCCCCGGCGCCCCGGCCCGCGAGGCCCTGCCGGAACTCGACGAGCTCGGCCTGCTGCCGCTCATGGACCAGGTCCACCGCAGCGGCCGACCGCGTACCGTCAAAGCCCGCAAAGTGAGCAGGGCCGACACCACCGCACTCACCCGTCAGAGCTACTTCACCTTCACCTGCACCCCCGTCCACGCCGGCGACCCCGACCCCGAACGCCGCGGCGTCCTCGTCTTCGCCGCCGACGTCACCGACCAGGTCCAGTCCGCGGAAAGGCTCAGGGAGAGCGAGCGCCGCCTCCACGAGACCGCCGTCACCCTCCAGCGCAGCCTGCTGCCCCAACAGCTGGAACAGCCCGACGACCTCCGGCTCGCCGCCACCTACCAGCCCGGCGGCACCGACGCGGCGGTCGGCGGCGACTGGTACGACGTCATCACCCTCGGCGCCGGCCGCACCGCCCTGGTCATCGGCGACGTCATGGGCCGCGGGGTGCGCGCCGCCGCCGTCATGGGCCAGCTCCGCACGGCCGTACGCGCCTACGCCCGCCTCGACCTCCCCCCGCACGAGGTCATCCAGCTGCTCGACGGCCTCGCGTCGGAAATCGACGCCACCCAGATCGCCACCTGCGTCTACGCCGTCCACGACCCCAGCGAGGGCCGGCTGTCCTACGCCAGCGCCGGCCACCTGCCGATCCTCATCCGCGACCCCGACGGCACCGTGCAGCGCACCGAGGAGCCCACCGGGCCACCGCTCGGCACCGGCGGCTGGACCCACAACTCCGCCACCGTCCCCTTCGGCCCCGGCTGCACCGCCGTGCTCTACACCGACGGCCTCATCGAGCGCCGCGGCGAGGACATCGAGGAAGGCGTCTCCACCCTCATGCGGGCGCTGGCCGGCGCCACCGGCGCCCCCCAGGTCGTCTGCGACCGCCTCATGCGCGCGCTCGGCGTCACCGCCCAGCACGACGACGACGTGGCCGTCCTGGTCCTGCAATACCCCGACCACACCGGCCACCCCGACGGCGAGGTCTTCCGCAACGCCTCGCTCGAACTCCTCGGCGGCATCGAGGCCGCCCCGCGCGCCCGCGCCTTCGCCACCGGGGTGCTCGCCTCCTGGCGCTTCCCCGTCGAACTGCACGACCTCGGCCTGCTCGCGGTGAGCGAACTGGTCGCCAACTCGCTCAAGCACGGCACACCGCCCATGCGGTTGCGCCTCCGGCGCACGGATCGGCGGCTCGTGATCGAAGTCACCGACGGTGACGATCATCTGCCGCGGCGGCGACGGGCCGAGCCCGCGGACGAGGCCGGGCGCGGGATCTCGATCATCGCGACGATCGCATCGTCCTGGGGCTCACGTCGCACGCCGGGCGGCGGCAAGGCCGTCTGGTGCGAATTCACCCTTCCGGGCTGA
- a CDS encoding NAD(P)/FAD-dependent oxidoreductase, which translates to MTTESAATGRASTPRILVVGGGYVGMYTALQLQRKLRLKRGEAEIVVVEPQPYMTYQPFLPEAAAGSISPRHVVVPLRRVLDRCRIVVGEVRSVDHDKRVASVVTPATEEEGGGATEIPYDQLIIAPGSISRILPVPGLAEYGIGFKTVEEAIGLRNHVLEQLDIASSTRDAAVREAALTFVFVGGGYAGVEALGELENMARYALRYYHNVRPEDMKWVLVEATDHILPEVGEQLGRYAVRELRGRNIDIRLETRLESCEHRIAVLSDGSRLPTRTVVWTAGVKPAPVLAATGLPLNGRGRLVADATLRVAGRDDVWAAGDAAAVPDLTADREGVLCAPNAQHAVRQAKVLARNVVAQLRGEPLTEYRHKYAGSVASLGLHEGVALLYGRKFKGYPAWFVHRVYHLSRMPTANRKSRVLAEWILSGLFKREIVSLGSLEHPRAEFEQAAGSGGDGSRPRP; encoded by the coding sequence ATGACGACGGAGTCGGCGGCCACGGGCAGGGCAAGCACACCGCGCATTCTTGTGGTCGGCGGTGGTTATGTCGGCATGTACACGGCATTGCAGCTGCAGCGAAAGCTGCGGCTGAAACGCGGTGAGGCCGAGATCGTGGTCGTCGAACCGCAGCCGTACATGACCTACCAGCCCTTTCTCCCTGAAGCGGCCGCCGGATCGATCTCGCCGCGGCATGTCGTCGTGCCGCTGCGCCGGGTCCTCGACCGGTGCCGGATCGTCGTCGGCGAGGTGCGCTCTGTCGACCACGACAAGCGGGTCGCGAGCGTCGTCACCCCGGCCACCGAGGAGGAGGGCGGCGGCGCCACCGAGATCCCGTACGACCAGCTGATCATCGCGCCGGGCTCGATCTCCCGGATCCTGCCGGTGCCGGGCCTGGCCGAGTACGGGATCGGCTTCAAGACCGTCGAGGAGGCGATCGGGCTGCGCAACCACGTCCTGGAACAGCTCGACATCGCCTCCTCCACCCGCGACGCCGCCGTCCGCGAGGCGGCGCTGACCTTCGTCTTCGTCGGCGGCGGCTATGCGGGCGTCGAGGCGCTCGGCGAGCTGGAGAACATGGCCCGCTACGCCCTGCGCTATTACCACAACGTCCGCCCCGAGGACATGAAGTGGGTGCTCGTCGAGGCCACCGACCACATCCTGCCCGAGGTGGGCGAGCAGCTGGGCCGCTACGCCGTCCGCGAGCTGCGCGGGCGCAACATCGACATCCGCCTGGAGACCCGCCTCGAATCGTGCGAGCACCGGATCGCCGTCCTGTCCGACGGGTCCAGGCTGCCCACCAGGACCGTGGTGTGGACCGCGGGCGTCAAGCCCGCGCCCGTCCTGGCCGCGACCGGGCTGCCGCTCAACGGCCGCGGGCGGCTCGTCGCCGACGCCACCCTGCGCGTCGCCGGCCGCGACGACGTGTGGGCGGCCGGCGACGCGGCGGCCGTACCCGACCTGACCGCCGACCGCGAGGGCGTCCTGTGCGCCCCCAACGCCCAGCACGCCGTACGCCAGGCGAAGGTGCTCGCCCGCAATGTCGTGGCACAGCTGCGCGGCGAACCGCTCACCGAATACCGCCACAAATACGCCGGCTCCGTCGCCTCCCTCGGCCTGCACGAAGGCGTCGCCCTGCTCTACGGGCGCAAGTTCAAGGGCTACCCGGCCTGGTTCGTGCACCGCGTCTACCACCTCAGCCGGATGCCGACCGCGAACCGCAAGTCCAGGGTGCTCGCGGAGTGGATCCTGTCCGGGCTCTTCAAGCGCGAGATCGTCTCGCTGGGCTCCCTGGAGCACCCGCGGGCCGAATTCGAACAGGCCGCGGGAAGCGGCGGTGACGGCAGCCGGCCGCGTCCGTGA
- a CDS encoding TetR/AcrR family transcriptional regulator, which produces MRIQDTTWTTSAGPGGGTDRAAPLRVDAQRNLEHVLRAAREVFGELGYGAPMEDVARRARVGVGTVYRRFPSKDVLVRRIAEEETARLTEQARTALGQENEAWSALARFLRTSVASGAGRLLPPQVLRVQGAPGGEPHPAHAAGEAEGGGDGVRVPQQRIRFGADPAEGARSAPGDHTGRDDSAPTGPVGSRTTRVEDQEGIRTLLDVVGQLVERAREAGELRADVSVADILLVIATAAPSLPDAAQQAAASARLLDILLEGLRSRPSERPA; this is translated from the coding sequence ATGCGCATTCAGGACACGACGTGGACGACTTCCGCAGGTCCGGGCGGGGGCACCGACAGGGCGGCGCCCCTGAGGGTGGACGCCCAGCGGAATCTGGAACATGTGCTCAGGGCCGCCCGTGAGGTGTTCGGCGAGCTGGGCTACGGCGCTCCCATGGAGGACGTGGCACGCCGCGCCCGGGTCGGCGTCGGCACCGTCTACCGCCGCTTCCCCAGCAAGGACGTGCTGGTCAGGCGGATCGCGGAGGAGGAGACGGCGCGGCTGACCGAGCAGGCGCGCACCGCGCTGGGCCAGGAGAACGAAGCCTGGTCGGCGCTGGCCCGCTTCCTGCGCACCTCTGTCGCCTCCGGCGCCGGGCGGCTGCTGCCGCCGCAGGTGCTGCGGGTGCAGGGCGCGCCCGGCGGCGAGCCGCACCCCGCTCACGCGGCCGGGGAGGCCGAGGGCGGCGGCGACGGCGTCCGGGTGCCGCAGCAGCGGATCAGGTTCGGCGCCGACCCCGCGGAGGGGGCGCGCTCGGCGCCCGGCGACCACACCGGCCGCGACGACTCGGCCCCCACCGGTCCGGTCGGCAGCCGCACCACGCGGGTCGAGGACCAGGAGGGCATACGCACCCTGCTGGACGTCGTCGGCCAGCTCGTGGAAAGGGCCCGGGAGGCGGGCGAGTTGCGTGCCGACGTCTCGGTCGCCGACATCCTGCTGGTCATCGCCACCGCGGCGCCCTCGCTGCCGGACGCCGCCCAACAGGCGGCGGCCTCAGCGAGGTTGCTCGACATCCTGCTGGAAGGACTGCGCTCACGCCCGTCGGAACGACCCGCCTGA
- a CDS encoding sigma-70 family RNA polymerase sigma factor, with translation MLPAGHPEPGSGLSDEELVDQVRAGRDGAYEEVYRRHAEAVRRYARTCCRDAHTAEDLTGEVFARTLQAIRGGSGPRSAVRAYLLTTVRRVAATWGGTARREQLVEDFAVFAVSAAGAGAEAATSAPAADVRAMEEAERSLAIQAFRTLPERWQTVLWHTAVEEEPPSAIAPLLGLTANATAVLAHRAREGLRQAYLQAHVSSTLTAEGGCARYADRLGAHARGGLRMRADRELNRHLKECERCTAASLELADLNSALKGLLPVAYIGWFAAVYAAKAAGVAVVAGGAAAAGAAGGAAAAAAGSGSGGAGGAAASEGLGAPLKAGIAAAIVVAAAATAFALTTGHGAKPHKALAKPPVAAPVATKPAPPPPPPSPQPQPAPKPKPAPKPPPLAPTHQPAPEATVQPTPKATTPPPPPEPTPAPPATTTPSPTPPATPPVLPPPPPPPPPPPPPPPTVYKVNSLGISGVGDPTEPTIRAAASARGWWWDRWGLRIGGTAYSHGISVRAPSSVTVDLNRACVSYDARAGVDDLTRLLRGAVSFSVYGDSTRLWSSGAVRGGDPAVPVHIGLTGYKTMRLVVTPVSRPGQHGDGWGVTGLADWADAEISCS, from the coding sequence CTGCTGCCCGCGGGGCACCCCGAGCCCGGCTCAGGGCTGTCGGACGAGGAGCTGGTCGACCAGGTCAGGGCGGGCCGGGACGGCGCGTACGAGGAGGTCTACCGCCGCCATGCCGAGGCGGTGCGCCGCTACGCCCGTACGTGCTGCCGGGACGCGCACACCGCTGAGGACCTGACCGGTGAGGTTTTCGCCCGCACATTGCAGGCGATCCGCGGCGGCAGCGGCCCGCGTTCCGCGGTCCGCGCCTATCTGCTGACCACGGTCCGCCGGGTCGCCGCGACCTGGGGCGGCACCGCCCGCCGGGAGCAGCTGGTCGAGGACTTCGCCGTCTTCGCCGTGAGCGCGGCGGGCGCCGGCGCCGAGGCGGCCACGAGCGCGCCGGCCGCCGATGTGCGGGCCATGGAGGAGGCCGAGCGGTCGCTGGCCATCCAGGCCTTCCGCACCCTGCCCGAGCGCTGGCAGACGGTGCTGTGGCACACGGCGGTCGAGGAGGAGCCGCCCAGCGCCATCGCCCCGCTGCTCGGCCTGACCGCCAATGCCACGGCCGTGCTCGCCCACCGTGCAAGGGAGGGCCTGCGGCAGGCGTATCTGCAGGCCCACGTCAGCTCCACCCTCACCGCCGAGGGCGGGTGCGCGCGCTATGCCGACCGGCTCGGCGCGCACGCGCGCGGCGGCCTGCGGATGCGCGCGGACCGCGAGCTGAACCGGCACCTGAAGGAATGCGAGCGCTGCACGGCGGCCTCGCTCGAACTGGCCGACCTCAATTCGGCGCTCAAGGGGCTGCTGCCGGTCGCGTACATCGGCTGGTTCGCCGCCGTCTACGCCGCGAAGGCCGCCGGAGTGGCCGTCGTGGCGGGCGGCGCCGCGGCCGCGGGAGCCGCAGGGGGTGCCGCGGCCGCCGCGGCGGGTTCCGGCTCGGGCGGTGCGGGAGGCGCCGCCGCGAGCGAGGGGCTCGGCGCGCCCCTCAAGGCGGGCATCGCGGCGGCCATCGTCGTCGCCGCTGCCGCCACCGCCTTCGCGCTGACCACGGGCCATGGCGCGAAGCCGCACAAGGCGCTGGCCAAGCCGCCGGTGGCCGCTCCGGTCGCGACCAAGCCCGCGCCCCCGCCCCCGCCGCCGTCCCCCCAACCGCAACCCGCGCCCAAGCCCAAGCCGGCTCCGAAGCCGCCGCCGCTCGCGCCGACCCATCAGCCGGCGCCGGAAGCGACCGTGCAGCCGACTCCGAAGGCGACCACCCCGCCTCCGCCGCCGGAGCCGACACCCGCGCCGCCCGCAACGACGACACCCAGCCCCACGCCGCCGGCCACCCCACCGGTGCTGCCGCCTCCGCCCCCGCCACCGCCGCCCCCGCCCCCGCCCCCACCGACGGTCTACAAGGTCAATTCGCTCGGCATCAGCGGCGTCGGCGACCCGACGGAGCCCACCATCCGTGCGGCCGCCTCCGCGCGCGGCTGGTGGTGGGACCGCTGGGGTCTGAGGATCGGCGGCACGGCGTACAGCCACGGCATCAGCGTGCGCGCGCCCTCGTCGGTGACCGTCGACCTCAACCGCGCCTGCGTCTCCTACGACGCGCGCGCCGGGGTGGACGACCTGACGCGGCTGCTGCGCGGCGCCGTGAGCTTCTCGGTCTACGGCGACAGCACCCGCCTGTGGAGCTCGGGCGCGGTCCGCGGCGGCGACCCGGCCGTGCCGGTGCACATCGGCCTGACCGGCTACAAGACCATGCGCCTTGTCGTCACCCCGGTGTCCCGGCCGGGGCAGCACGGCGACGGATGGGGCGTCACGGGCCTGGCGGACTGGGCCGACGCGGAGATCAGCTGCTCGTAG
- a CDS encoding DsbA family oxidoreductase translates to MKVEIYSDIACPWCYVGKARFERALAAFPKPVEVVYRPFQLDPSAPHEARPHREVLAAKFGPQAAAMDQRIAALGADEGIAFDFDTVLENNSLLAHRLLRFTLDQHGPEAQVRLKGRLMAGHFGEGIDIGDHEHLTDAAVAVGLDRDAVADFLSGDELLDEVLAEIDEARQLGITAVPTFVFEGQWAVQGGQETSTFLRVLEQVAKDTAAAADVADTDAGACADGVCEVPAADGTTAAR, encoded by the coding sequence GTGAAGGTCGAGATCTACAGCGACATCGCCTGCCCGTGGTGCTACGTCGGCAAGGCCCGGTTCGAGCGGGCGCTCGCGGCCTTCCCCAAGCCCGTCGAGGTCGTCTACCGCCCCTTCCAGCTCGACCCGTCCGCCCCGCACGAGGCGCGCCCGCACCGCGAGGTGCTCGCGGCGAAGTTCGGGCCGCAGGCCGCGGCGATGGACCAGCGGATCGCCGCGCTCGGTGCCGACGAGGGCATCGCATTCGACTTCGACACGGTCCTGGAGAACAACTCGCTGCTCGCCCACCGCCTGCTGCGCTTCACCCTGGACCAACACGGCCCCGAGGCGCAGGTCCGGCTCAAGGGCCGCCTGATGGCGGGGCACTTCGGCGAGGGCATCGACATCGGCGACCACGAGCACCTCACCGACGCGGCCGTCGCGGTGGGCCTGGACCGGGACGCGGTCGCGGACTTCCTCAGCGGTGACGAGCTGCTCGACGAGGTGCTCGCCGAGATCGACGAGGCCAGGCAGCTCGGCATCACCGCGGTCCCGACCTTCGTCTTCGAGGGCCAGTGGGCCGTGCAGGGCGGCCAGGAGACCTCGACCTTCCTGCGGGTGCTGGAGCAGGTCGCCAAGGACACCGCCGCCGCCGCGGACGTCGCCGACACCGACGCCGGTGCCTGCGCCGACGGTGTGTGCGAGGTGCCCGCGGCCGACGGCACGACCGCGGCCCGCTGA